In Helicobacter sp. 11S03491-1, the genomic stretch AGTTGTACCGGTGGGCTTTTGGCATATCAATTTACTTCTATTGGGGGAGCTTCAGATATTTATGAGGGCGGGATTATTAGCTATGGGAATGAAATCAAACATCGTTATTTGAAAGTCAAAAATGAATCTCTGAAAAAATATGGCGCAGTAAGTGCAATAGTGGTAGAAGATATGCTTTTAGGAGCTTTAGAGATGTTTGGCGCTGATTATGCTATTGCCACAAGCGGTATTGCCGGACCCGGTGGGGGAAGTTTGGATAAACCTGTTGGGACTGTTTATATAGGAGTGCAAGAAGTAGGTAAGAAGCCTTCTATAGAGAAATTTTTATTTGCAGGAGATCGTAGGGGAATCCAAGAGCAAAGCTGTAAGAAGGCTTTGGAAATATTAGCAAGGAATTTGTAATTTTGTGCGATAAGCTTGACAAATGAGCGTAAAAAAAATATAATTTCGCTCTTTTAAAATTAAAGTGTTATTTCCATAGATTATTGTTTTGACCCGTTAGCTCAGTCGGTAGAGCAATTCCCTTTTAAGGAATGGGCCGTTGGTTCGAATCCAACACGGGTCACCATTAAAAAAGTAGAAGTGGCCCCTTCATCTAGCGGTTAGGATACCACCCTTTCACGGTGGCTACAGGGGTTCAAGTCCCCTAGGGGTCACCACTTTTATTCTTGTTTCCCTTATTGCTAACAATATATTCAGAATTGGTCGCTTAGCTCAGTTGGTAGAGCGCTACCCTTACAAGGTAGATGTCACAAGTTCGAGCCTTGTAGCGACCACCACTTGGATATTCGGAGCGGTAGTTCAGCCGGTTAGAATACCTGCCTGTCACGCAGGGGGTCGCGGGTTCGAGCCCCGTCCGCTCCGCCACTTCTTCTTTAATAATTTTAAATATTCATTGCAAACTTTAGCATTTGTTAGTTATTTGAATATTTTAGACCCCTTCATCTAGTGGCCAAGGATACCACCCTTTCGAGGTGGCTACAGAAGTTCAAATCTTCTAGGGGTCGCCAATTAGCATTTTTTAGATTTTTATCTTTTTTTGATGGCTATGGTGTTGTT encodes the following:
- a CDS encoding CinA family protein, with protein sequence MEFQSLNVWIMETLKSKNKKVTTAESCTGGLLAYQFTSIGGASDIYEGGIISYGNEIKHRYLKVKNESLKKYGAVSAIVVEDMLLGALEMFGADYAIATSGIAGPGGGSLDKPVGTVYIGVQEVGKKPSIEKFLFAGDRRGIQEQSCKKALEILARNL